In the genome of Thermodesulfobacteriota bacterium, the window CCACGGTAACGTATTGCCTTGTGAACTTGGAGAGAAGGTAAGTGGGCAGGATGGAGGCATCGGCCATCGGCTCATCTAAAATATCGGGCAACACTGAAACGACATCGAGCAAATCTTTGGGAGTCATGATCTTTTCGTGATGTTCGGTCCCGAGATAGGAGGAGACTTTTGAAGCATACCTCGATTCATCGAAGGAAGGGTCTTCGAAGCCGATGGAAAAGGTTTTGATCCTCCCCGTCTCTTCCTGGGCCAAGGCTGCCACGGCGCTCGAATCGATCCCCCCGCTTAAAAATATCCCCAGAGGGACGTCACTGATAAGCCTCCGTTTCACCGAGGCTCTGAGGAGGTCCAAGATTTTTTCTCCCGCCTCTTCCTCGGAGATGTCCCTGATTTCTCCTCCTAAGAAAGGGGACCAGTAGGGTTTGATGGCTATCTCCCCGTTTTTCCACTTTAAGTAAGAAGCCGAAGGGAGTTTCTTTGCATCTTCAAAGATCGTATGAGGGGATGGGATAAATTCATAAAAGAGGTACTTCATGAACGAGAGAGAAGAAACCCTTCGGGGGAAGGCCGGGTAAGCCATGAGGGCTTTCAGCTCCGATCCGAATAAAAAGGTCTCTGGGAGTTGACTATAGTAGAGCGGTTTCTTTCCGAGCCGGTCTCTCGCGAGGAGCAACTGTTTCTCCGTTTCATCCCAAATGGCGATGGCAAACATCCCGTTGAAATATCTGAAACAATCTTCGCCGTACTCCTCGTAACCATGAACGATGACCTCTGTGTCGGATCGGGTCCTAAACCGATGGCCGAACCCTTCCAATCTCTCCCTCAACTCAAGGAAATTGTAGATCTCCCCGTTGAAGATAACCCAGACGGATCCATCTTCGTTCGTAAGGGGCTGGTGGCCCATGGTAAGATCGATGATGCTCAACCGCCTGTGTCCGAAAAAGAGAAAAGGACCAGCGTCATCGATGGGCCGGATATACTCACCCTGGTCGTCCGGGCCACGATGGGAGAGGATATCCCTCATCTTAACCAAGACGTCAGGGGTGGGGATCTCAGATGCGTTGGAAGTCAGAAACCCCACAATCCCGCACATATCTAACCTTTCTCTATCCCCCGCTCTTACGGAATGGTCTCTTTGATGTGATAGGTCGGTTTTCCCTGAGACTCGTAATACGTTCGGGTCATGATCTCGGCGAGAAATCCCATAAGGATCGAGAAAAAGCCCAGAATCATGAGGAGGACAAAAAGGAGAGGTAAAGGAGTCTGGATAAAGGAAGTCCCTTCAACATATTTTAAATAAAGGGCAAAGAACCCTGAAAGAAAGGCCCCGAGGATCATGAACAACCCCATCCCTCCAAAAACATAGATCGGTTTCTGAGAATAGGACATGAGAAACTTGACCACCATGAGATCCAGGAGGACCTTGAATACCCTGATCAAACCATATTTTGAAGAACCCGATCTTCTCTCGGAATGCCGGACGGGTATCTCGGTGACTTTGGCCCCAACCCATTTTGCATAGATGGGAATGAAACGATGCATTTCACCGTAAAGTCTGATATTTTTTAAGATATCCTTTTTGTAGGCCTTTAGGGTGCAGCCATAGTCATGAAGGGGCACGCCGCTGATAATAGAGATCAATTTATTGGCGATGAGCGAGGGAAGCCTTCGAGTAAAAAAGGGGTCTTTTCGATCTTTCCGCCACCCACTTACCACGTCATATCCTTCATCCATCTTCTTCAAAAGATGAGGGATATCTTCTGGGTCGTTCTGCAGATCACCATCCATCGGAATAATGATATCCCCGAAGCAGGAGTCAATCCCTGCGCTTAATGCAGCCGTCTGCCCAAAATTTCGAGTAAAACTGATGATTTTTATGTGGGGGTCTTTACGGTGGGCCTCTATCAATGCCTCGAGGGTGCCGTCGATGCTTCCATCGTCAATAAAGATCACCTCATAGGGTCTGTTCAACCTCTTCATTGTTTCGACCAACCGATCCACCAGCGGAGAAATGTTGTCCACTTCGTTAAACACAGGGACGATGATCGAAATGGTTTCGAGTCCTTTTGATCCCATGGGTCCGCCTTTCAGGGTGATTATTGCAATTTTTTTGCCATTATTCTATAGTAAGATGCGAGAAGTCAAGAAAAATCTAAGCTTGTCGTTGTTACTCATTGAAATTTCTTGTTTTTTTCAAAATGAGAGATGGAAAAGGTAGTTAAAATTTCTATCACCCTGGTGATGGTCATTTTGACCTCCCTTTTTGTTTTTGGAATCTCGACTTACTATTATTTCGGCCACGATTTGCCGAGTATCGAAAATCTTAAAAATTATGACCCTCCCACCATCACCCGGTTCTTTTCAGACCAGGGAGAGATTATCGGTGAATTCTTCGTCGAGAAAAGAGAGGTCGTCTCCCTCGAGCGCATGCCGGATCATTTGATCCATGCCTTCATTGCCGGGGAAGATGCAAGATTTTTTCAACACAAAGGGGTCGATTATCTCGCCATCTTAAGGGCCCTTTTTAAAAACATCTTTTCTGGGGAAATCGTTCAGGGCGGAAGCACGATCACCCAGCAGGTGGTCAAATCACTCCTCCTGACCCCTGAAAAGAGCGTATCGAGAAAGATACGGGAGGCCATCCTGTCATTTAAAATCGAAAGATATTTGACCAAGGAAGAGATTCTTTACCTCTATCTCAACCAGATCTACCTTGGACACGGAGCCTATGGGGTAGCATCGGCCGCGGAGGTCTACTTTGGAAAACCCGTGGAAGAGCTGAGTCTTCCTGAATCGGCCTTGCTCGCAGGACTACCGCAAGCCCCGTCAAAATACTCCCCATTTCACCATCCCGAACAGGCGAAGAGGAGGCAGGGTTATATTTTGAATCGGATGGTCGAAGAGGGGTTCATCACCGAGGCCGAAGCACATAAGGCGCTTCATGCGAAATTGGAGCTTAAAGAAAGAAGGCCTTCTCCCGCAGAGAAGGCGCCCCATTTCGTGGACCACGTGAGGAAGTATGTTGAAGAAAGATATGGAAAGGAGGCCCTCTATACGGGTGGGTTACAGGTTTTCACAACCCTTGACCTGTATGCGCAAAGGGCTGCCCAAGAGGCGGTCGAATCGGGTTTGAGAGAGATCGAAAAAAGGCAAAAATACCCTTCCGGCAGGGAGGGTCTAAATGTAGAAGGGGCCTTGATCTGTTTTGAACTCGACACAGGTTATGTGAAGGCCATGGTGGGCGGAAGAAATTATAAAAAAAGCCAGTTTAACAGAGCGACCCAAGCCTTACGGCAGACTGGGTCGGCTTTCAAACCGATCGTCTTCGC includes:
- the asnB gene encoding asparagine synthase (glutamine-hydrolyzing), whose product is MCGIVGFLTSNASEIPTPDVLVKMRDILSHRGPDDQGEYIRPIDDAGPFLFFGHRRLSIIDLTMGHQPLTNEDGSVWVIFNGEIYNFLELRERLEGFGHRFRTRSDTEVIVHGYEEYGEDCFRYFNGMFAIAIWDETEKQLLLARDRLGKKPLYYSQLPETFLFGSELKALMAYPAFPRRVSSLSFMKYLFYEFIPSPHTIFEDAKKLPSASYLKWKNGEIAIKPYWSPFLGGEIRDISEEEAGEKILDLLRASVKRRLISDVPLGIFLSGGIDSSAVAALAQEETGRIKTFSIGFEDPSFDESRYASKVSSYLGTEHHEKIMTPKDLLDVVSVLPDILDEPMADASILPTYLLSKFTRQYVTVALGGDGGDELFAGYPTYVAHKLAWFYEKYLKFFHPFFLLVGNSLPVSDDNISFDFKVKRFLSGIGYPDGVRNSIWLGSFGFSDIGKVVTAEIRGQFNRDRLVEEILSYQKDYLWEDRVTALQYLDLRLYLQEAILTKVDRASMACSLEVRAPFLDYELVEFVMRLPSKFKLKGFKTKSL
- a CDS encoding PBP1A family penicillin-binding protein codes for the protein MEKVVKISITLVMVILTSLFVFGISTYYYFGHDLPSIENLKNYDPPTITRFFSDQGEIIGEFFVEKREVVSLERMPDHLIHAFIAGEDARFFQHKGVDYLAILRALFKNIFSGEIVQGGSTITQQVVKSLLLTPEKSVSRKIREAILSFKIERYLTKEEILYLYLNQIYLGHGAYGVASAAEVYFGKPVEELSLPESALLAGLPQAPSKYSPFHHPEQAKRRQGYILNRMVEEGFITEAEAHKALHAKLELKERRPSPAEKAPHFVDHVRKYVEERYGKEALYTGGLQVFTTLDLYAQRAAQEAVESGLREIEKRQKYPSGREGLNVEGALICFELDTGYVKAMVGGRNYKKSQFNRATQALRQTGSAFKPIVFASALDRGYTPASIVVDSPIVFEFGGQRWTPKNYDEKFSGPTTLRNALSRSINVVTVKIARDIGIDYIRDYARTLGITSPLHDHLAMALGSSSLSLFELTKAYAVFGNQGKRFTPIFIKKILDRHGNLLEENHPLNYPEDFTPSVQLISPQTAFLMTNLLESVVQQGTGWRAKALGRPVAAKTGTTDQFFDAWFIGYTPEFVTGVWVGFDEDRSLGEGETGARAASPIWVDFMSRILKNKEVRNFSRPDGIEFMKIDPKSGQISQRKEAILECFREGTGPYKKDIQVSLRPSIDFFKLDLNHSGSKK
- a CDS encoding glycosyltransferase family 2 protein; translated protein: MGSKGLETISIIVPVFNEVDNISPLVDRLVETMKRLNRPYEVIFIDDGSIDGTLEALIEAHRKDPHIKIISFTRNFGQTAALSAGIDSCFGDIIIPMDGDLQNDPEDIPHLLKKMDEGYDVVSGWRKDRKDPFFTRRLPSLIANKLISIISGVPLHDYGCTLKAYKKDILKNIRLYGEMHRFIPIYAKWVGAKVTEIPVRHSERRSGSSKYGLIRVFKVLLDLMVVKFLMSYSQKPIYVFGGMGLFMILGAFLSGFFALYLKYVEGTSFIQTPLPLLFVLLMILGFFSILMGFLAEIMTRTYYESQGKPTYHIKETIP